One Amorphoplanes digitatis genomic window carries:
- a CDS encoding outer membrane protein assembly factor BamB family protein, giving the protein MYKIAAAAVACLTLVAGAAPAGAAPATGPDAAGAARLRLAWAAGPAAAGIQTAPVYLAGSTYHVEGVADPEKLRSLIRVVRRDAGTGRRLPFATGAVESIAGYPPVADGRSLFVTTFREETRLWAFHPDGRVLWSRNQPGELFPHPPLRAGAYLITASKSGCDVECDHNTVFAWHADDGRPAWSYRLPGGYLKLAAAAGQVAVRTDTLTVLDTGTGERLWSRPAEGGGIAVDDTHAYVADGSLRAYRVTDGSPAWAGEDAGYTAAYPSRYGIFTTSGQRLAAYDLTGRRRWWSAIHPRTTLTVDGGVVYFQQSPTRRGAAYLIAMRASNGAVLSRVRIWGRPSVGDVAVGGGRVFTKALLEKIVAFAPADARSR; this is encoded by the coding sequence ATGTACAAGATCGCGGCGGCGGCCGTCGCCTGCCTGACCCTCGTCGCCGGAGCCGCACCCGCCGGTGCGGCTCCGGCCACCGGGCCCGACGCCGCCGGAGCCGCCCGGCTGCGCCTGGCCTGGGCCGCCGGTCCCGCCGCCGCGGGTATTCAGACCGCGCCGGTCTATCTGGCCGGCTCGACCTACCACGTCGAGGGCGTCGCCGACCCGGAGAAGCTCCGTTCGCTCATCCGGGTGGTGCGCCGCGATGCCGGCACCGGGCGGCGCCTGCCGTTCGCCACCGGCGCGGTCGAGTCGATCGCCGGGTATCCGCCGGTCGCGGACGGGCGCTCGCTCTTCGTCACCACCTTCCGCGAGGAGACGCGGCTGTGGGCCTTCCACCCGGACGGCCGGGTGCTGTGGAGCCGGAACCAGCCCGGCGAGCTGTTCCCGCATCCGCCGCTGCGGGCGGGCGCCTACCTGATCACCGCGTCCAAGTCCGGGTGCGACGTCGAGTGCGACCACAACACCGTCTTCGCCTGGCATGCCGACGACGGGCGCCCGGCCTGGTCGTACCGGTTGCCCGGCGGATACCTCAAGCTCGCCGCCGCCGCCGGCCAGGTGGCCGTGCGGACCGACACGTTGACCGTCCTCGACACCGGCACCGGCGAGCGGCTGTGGTCGCGGCCCGCCGAGGGCGGCGGCATCGCGGTGGACGACACGCACGCCTACGTCGCGGACGGCTCGCTGCGGGCCTACCGGGTCACGGACGGCAGCCCGGCGTGGGCCGGCGAGGACGCCGGATACACCGCCGCCTACCCCAGCCGATACGGGATCTTCACGACCTCGGGGCAGCGCCTCGCGGCCTACGACCTGACGGGCCGCCGCCGCTGGTGGAGCGCGATCCATCCACGGACGACGCTCACCGTCGACGGCGGCGTCGTCTACTTCCAGCAATCGCCGACCCGGCGCGGCGCGGCGTACCTGATCGCGATGCGCGCCTCGAACGGCGCCGTACTGAGCCGGGTCCGGATCTGGGGCCGGCCCAGCGTCGGCGACGTCGCCGTCGGCGGCGGCCGCGTCTTCACCAAGGCCCTCCTGGAGAAGATCGTCGCCTTCGCCCCGGCCGATGCCCGGTCGAGGTAG
- a CDS encoding flavin reductase family protein: MTTLRTNQDLSHERLREVFGIFPSGVVAVAALVNGVPVGLAASSFTSVSLDPPLVSFSIANRSKTWPDLRRAEQLGVTILADHHSAVARQLAGAVDRRFDGLSLTASAQGAVTLDDGLAQFDTTVHDEVLAGDHTIVLLRLRAVRHAGRADPSPLVFHRSRFGRLQPG; the protein is encoded by the coding sequence GTGACCACCCTGCGCACCAACCAGGACCTGTCGCACGAGCGGCTGCGCGAGGTCTTCGGCATCTTCCCCAGCGGCGTGGTGGCCGTCGCCGCCCTCGTCAACGGGGTGCCGGTCGGCCTGGCGGCGAGCTCGTTCACCTCGGTGAGCCTCGATCCGCCCCTGGTGTCGTTCTCCATCGCCAACAGGTCGAAGACGTGGCCCGACCTGCGCCGCGCGGAGCAGCTCGGCGTCACCATCCTGGCCGACCACCACTCCGCGGTGGCGCGCCAGCTGGCCGGCGCCGTCGACCGGCGGTTCGACGGGCTGTCGCTGACCGCGTCGGCGCAGGGCGCGGTCACCCTCGACGACGGCCTGGCCCAGTTCGACACCACCGTCCACGACGAGGTGCTCGCCGGCGACCACACCATCGTGCTGCTGCGCCTGCGCGCGGTCCGCCACGCCGGGCGGGCCGACCCCTCGCCGCTGGTCTTCCACCGCAGCCGGTTCGGCCGTCTTCAGCCCGGCTGA
- a CDS encoding LLM class flavin-dependent oxidoreductase: MTDLKFHWFLPTNGGDGRNIVGGGHGTPAGSGGRPASVAYLGQIARSAEQLGFEAALTPTGAWCEDAWITTAMLSSVSERLKFLVAFRPGLVSPFLAAQMAGTFQNLSGGRLLLNVVTGGESHEQRMYGDHLDKDARYERCGEFLDIVRALWSGKPVEVEGKYYHLSDAVLSQRPDPLPGVYFGGSSPAALDVAARHADVYLTWGEPPAAVGEKVRRVRELAERQGRDPAFGLRVHTIARDTAEEAWAEAGRLLAGISDEQIREVQAGLRRSESEGQRRMLDLNGGSRDSLEIHPNLWAGVGLVRGGAGTALVGSHRQIADLVEQYVEVGVTEFVLSGYPHLEEAYRFGEGVLPELSRRGLWRHPAPGRQAAAAVPFGAAPTAGAGAA, translated from the coding sequence ATGACCGATCTGAAGTTCCACTGGTTCCTGCCCACCAACGGCGGCGACGGCCGAAACATCGTCGGCGGCGGACACGGCACCCCGGCCGGCTCGGGCGGGCGGCCCGCCTCGGTCGCCTACCTCGGCCAGATCGCCCGGTCGGCCGAGCAGCTCGGCTTCGAGGCGGCGCTGACACCGACCGGCGCCTGGTGCGAGGACGCCTGGATCACCACCGCGATGCTGAGCAGCGTCTCCGAGCGGCTGAAGTTCCTCGTGGCGTTCCGGCCCGGCCTGGTGTCGCCGTTCCTTGCCGCGCAGATGGCCGGCACCTTCCAGAACCTCTCCGGCGGCCGGTTGCTGCTCAACGTGGTCACCGGCGGCGAGAGCCACGAGCAGCGGATGTACGGCGACCACCTGGACAAGGACGCCCGCTACGAGCGCTGCGGCGAGTTCCTCGACATCGTCCGCGCGCTGTGGTCGGGCAAGCCCGTCGAGGTCGAGGGCAAGTACTACCACCTGTCCGACGCGGTCCTGTCCCAGCGCCCCGATCCGCTGCCGGGCGTCTACTTCGGCGGGTCGTCGCCCGCGGCGCTCGACGTGGCGGCCCGGCACGCCGACGTCTACCTGACCTGGGGCGAGCCGCCCGCCGCCGTCGGCGAGAAGGTGCGCCGGGTGCGTGAGCTCGCCGAGCGGCAGGGCCGGGACCCCGCCTTCGGCCTGCGGGTGCACACCATCGCCCGGGACACCGCCGAGGAGGCCTGGGCCGAGGCCGGCCGGCTGCTGGCCGGCATCTCCGACGAGCAGATCCGCGAGGTGCAGGCCGGGCTGCGCCGCAGCGAGTCCGAGGGCCAGCGGCGGATGCTCGACCTCAACGGCGGCTCCCGGGACTCGCTGGAGATCCATCCGAACCTGTGGGCCGGCGTCGGGCTGGTGCGCGGCGGCGCCGGCACCGCGCTGGTCGGCAGCCACCGGCAGATCGCGGACCTCGTCGAGCAGTACGTCGAGGTGGGCGTCACGGAGTTCGTGCTATCCGGGTACCCGCACCTCGAGGAGGCGTACCGCTTCGGCGAGGGCGTGCTGCCCGAGCTGTCCCGCCGCGGGCTCTGGCGGCATCCGGCGCCCGGCCGGCAGGCGGCCGCCGCCGTGCCGTTCGGCGCCGCCCCGACCGCGGGGGCGGGTGCCGCGTGA
- a CDS encoding helix-turn-helix transcriptional regulator, whose translation MLRVARDSLLDAGRPPGPGGRTPRHVLAQASAALAAGDGRTARDRVAALLRSPRLPLDVRVDCWLITTGAELADNNPDRAHQALLRALRAAKPERLRRSLLEAPAPVRRLLREEPALAERHAWLGTAEAAPPTATAPVFEALTAREGEVLGYLSQLRSTEEIAQAMFVSVNTVRTHIRGVLRKLAATRRGEAIRRARELGLI comes from the coding sequence GTGCTCCGGGTCGCCCGTGACTCCCTGCTCGACGCCGGCCGGCCACCCGGGCCGGGCGGCCGCACCCCGCGCCACGTGCTCGCACAGGCGAGCGCGGCGCTGGCCGCGGGCGACGGCCGCACCGCCCGCGATCGCGTGGCGGCCCTGCTGCGCAGCCCGCGCCTGCCCCTCGACGTGCGCGTCGACTGCTGGCTCATCACGACCGGCGCGGAGCTGGCCGACAACAACCCCGATCGCGCGCACCAGGCCCTGCTGCGGGCGCTGCGGGCGGCGAAGCCCGAGCGGCTGCGCCGGTCGCTGCTGGAGGCGCCCGCCCCGGTGCGCCGCCTGCTCCGGGAGGAGCCGGCGCTCGCCGAGCGGCACGCCTGGCTCGGCACCGCCGAGGCGGCGCCGCCGACGGCAACGGCCCCGGTCTTCGAGGCCCTGACCGCCCGGGAGGGCGAGGTGCTCGGATACCTCAGCCAGCTGCGTTCCACCGAGGAGATCGCCCAGGCGATGTTCGTGTCCGTGAACACCGTCCGGACGCACATCCGCGGCGTGCTGCGCAAGCTGGCGGCGACCCGGCGCGGCGAGGCGATCCGCCGGGCCCGCGAGCTCGGGCTGATCTGA
- a CDS encoding SfnB family sulfur acquisition oxidoreductase yields the protein MTSPGTLAPSAVPRLAPAEAVTLAAGLAAGFARDAAERDAHRVLPLAALDLLSGSGLLAITIPTRYGGAGLPVETVVEVIRLLSAADPNIGQIPHSHFVYVNQLRLQGTEAQQRRLFGEVLAGRRFGNAQSEAGTKHVRDIRTTLTAAAPGHWRLNGDKFYATGALLAHRIPVLAHLGLDGPLHVAWVDRHAEGVEVVDDWNGLGQRTTASGSVLLRDVAVPDELITPFAVTFDGPQTYGAFAQVLHAAIDAGIARAALTDAAAFVREKSRPHPDAKVERAADDPLVVRAFGEIELAVRGSEALLGEAARAIDRADGDLTADSATAASLAVAAARAATTHAALEASSRLFEVAGTRSAAAGLGLDRHWRNARTHTLHDPAAWKIQHLGRWAVDGTPPPNHGQV from the coding sequence GTGACGAGCCCCGGGACGCTGGCGCCCAGCGCCGTTCCGCGGCTCGCGCCGGCCGAGGCGGTCACGCTCGCCGCGGGGCTCGCCGCCGGCTTCGCCCGCGACGCGGCCGAGCGCGACGCGCACCGCGTCCTCCCGCTGGCCGCGCTGGACCTGCTCAGCGGGTCCGGCCTGCTGGCGATCACCATTCCCACCCGGTACGGCGGTGCCGGCCTGCCCGTGGAGACCGTCGTCGAGGTGATCCGGCTGCTGTCGGCCGCCGACCCGAACATCGGCCAGATCCCGCACAGCCACTTCGTCTACGTCAACCAGCTACGCCTGCAAGGCACCGAGGCGCAGCAGCGGCGGCTGTTCGGCGAGGTGCTCGCCGGCCGGCGCTTCGGCAACGCGCAGTCCGAGGCCGGCACCAAGCACGTGCGCGACATCCGGACCACGCTGACCGCCGCCGCGCCCGGGCACTGGCGGCTCAACGGCGACAAGTTCTACGCCACGGGCGCGCTGCTGGCGCACCGGATCCCGGTGCTGGCACACCTGGGTCTCGACGGCCCGCTGCACGTCGCCTGGGTGGACCGGCACGCCGAGGGCGTCGAGGTCGTCGACGACTGGAACGGCCTGGGCCAGCGGACCACCGCCAGCGGCTCCGTGCTGCTGCGCGACGTCGCGGTGCCCGACGAGCTCATCACGCCGTTCGCGGTCACCTTCGACGGCCCGCAGACCTACGGCGCGTTCGCGCAGGTGCTGCACGCGGCGATCGACGCCGGCATCGCCCGCGCGGCGCTCACCGACGCCGCGGCGTTCGTGCGCGAGAAGAGCCGCCCCCACCCGGACGCGAAGGTGGAGCGGGCCGCCGACGATCCCCTCGTGGTGCGGGCGTTCGGGGAGATCGAGCTGGCCGTGCGGGGGTCCGAGGCGCTGCTGGGCGAGGCGGCCCGGGCCATCGACCGGGCCGACGGCGACCTGACGGCGGATTCCGCGACCGCCGCGTCCCTCGCCGTCGCCGCGGCGCGGGCGGCCACCACACACGCGGCCCTCGAGGCGAGCAGCCGGCTGTTCGAGGTGGCCGGCACCCGCTCCGCCGCCGCCGGGCTCGGCCTGGACCGGCACTGGCGCAACGCCCGCACGCACACCCTCCATGATCCCGCCGCCTGGAAGATCCAGCACCTCGGACGCTGGGCCGTCGACGGAACCCCACCCCCCAACCACGGACAGGTGTGA